One window of Gloeothece citriformis PCC 7424 genomic DNA carries:
- a CDS encoding DUF952 domain-containing protein, translating into MIFHITTEEKWQKAVNVGEYRAESLATEGFIHCSTREQVIKVANAFYRGQSKLIVLSIIAEKLTSEVKWESPAHISTESSIEFNELFPHVYGAINLDAVVSQVPLICNSEGLFLDF; encoded by the coding sequence ATGATTTTTCACATAACTACAGAGGAAAAATGGCAAAAAGCCGTCAATGTAGGAGAATATCGAGCAGAGTCTTTGGCAACAGAAGGATTTATCCATTGTTCAACTCGTGAGCAAGTCATTAAGGTAGCGAATGCTTTTTATCGAGGGCAATCTAAGTTAATTGTACTAAGTATAATTGCCGAAAAACTAACTTCTGAAGTTAAATGGGAATCTCCGGCGCACATCTCAACAGAATCATCAATAGAATTTAATGAATTGTTTCCTCATGTTTATGGTGCGATAAATCTTGATGCGGTTGTTTCCCAAGTTCCTCTTATTTGTAATTCAGAGGGATTATTTTTGGACTTTTAA
- a CDS encoding response regulator, with protein MSEEGWEVSEAKDGKEVLEKVEQQLPDLLILDNRMPELSGTEVYQCLQEKKVNFPIILITAYSDLDSLAESLGITYFLSKPFNISDLFDLIKLIDQS; from the coding sequence CTGAGTGAGGAAGGTTGGGAAGTCTCGGAAGCTAAAGATGGCAAAGAGGTTTTAGAAAAAGTAGAGCAGCAATTACCGGATCTTCTTATTTTAGATAATAGAATGCCAGAGTTGAGTGGCACTGAAGTTTATCAGTGTCTCCAAGAAAAAAAAGTTAATTTTCCCATTATTTTAATAACAGCTTATTCTGATTTAGACTCATTAGCTGAATCTTTAGGAATTACTTATTTTCTCTCTAAACCTTTTAATATTTCCGATTTATTTGATTTAATTAAATTGATTGATCAGTCTTGA
- a CDS encoding MFS transporter, with the protein MISSGLNLMGFILPSFWLAQAPVIVPEPTEAVGEAAENAALVFSGPQFFSALIAGVVLAFAIQLLLTNFGVAVGISMAGGKSSDSDRTTDRTSEHHESLGRTIRKIGWAVGLGTLISVTIALFFASLLAVRLSLFVAPGAGAIVGLVIWATYFCLLVWISSTTVNSFIGSIINTATSGFQAIWGTAASVIGAKAASKQVIDTAEATVAAVRRELGAAIDPVSFRENLEDYLDRFRPPELDWHKIRSDFENLLKDPNLQELVTTEGGVTLDRQAFVNLISDRSDLSKRDVNRLADQLEAVWNKATSNVPKLPSKNALTQLGDYLMTATRDQLLGSDFAQKLEALVDEMRQQRKASHPSPLTQSLTSSLNALMGMVMGRTDLSDLDVEKIGSQIQKLQSQLGEQTNKLSTQVGLKEPPHKSAVQSDIENYLLNAYPWQLQRKNLNREFRDLLYDPLANPELMASELEQISRSDFVDLLAQKGLLTQTEIEVTANRLEQIRLEVLQVAREQHEQQCRLALLKDVEQFILNIPQATLLNPERLQAEFMPVLEAPDTDYDTLSSRLAMLDRQTLERLLLQQRGDITPEMVASIVPNLEATRDRVLQESHDWQNAIKAKGEQQWLKLQSYLRDTGKDELNPQAIEQDLKLLLHDPQAGAAALRSRASRFDRDTLVQLLSQRQDLSEQQINDILNTVERNWTRIRYAPQKLTGKALEQYNQVSTTLADYLRNTGKEELNPEGIQRDLRRLLQDPQAGATAIRQRLAMMDRDTLVQLLSQREDLSEEQINQVIDEVMGVIHSVVNAPRYLARRTQQQVQNFQSALADYLRSTERSELNPEGIQRDIRILLNDPRLGMETLQERLSQVDRDTLVALLSQREDMTEEEANRIIDNILSVRDRFVEQIRNIQYKVQDIIDGILDRIRAYLNGLERPELNYEGLTADLRQLFDDPQAGFEALRDRFSHVNRDTLIAVLSSREDISQADAERIVGSVERTRDRILQRAERIQQQAQLRLEQAKEQAQHQVEETRKAAAAASWWLFLTALISGIAAAGAGALGVVD; encoded by the coding sequence ATGATTTCCAGTGGATTAAATTTAATGGGGTTTATACTCCCCTCTTTTTGGTTGGCACAAGCTCCTGTAATCGTTCCTGAACCTACAGAAGCAGTAGGAGAAGCCGCAGAAAATGCTGCCTTAGTTTTTAGCGGGCCTCAATTTTTCTCGGCTTTAATTGCAGGAGTTGTTCTCGCTTTTGCCATACAATTATTGTTAACTAATTTCGGCGTAGCGGTAGGAATTTCCATGGCCGGCGGAAAATCCTCTGACTCTGATAGGACGACTGATAGGACGAGTGAGCATCATGAAAGTTTAGGTCGTACCATTCGTAAGATAGGTTGGGCGGTAGGACTAGGAACGTTAATTAGTGTGACGATCGCTCTATTTTTTGCTTCCCTTTTAGCCGTAAGATTAAGTTTATTTGTTGCTCCTGGAGCCGGAGCCATTGTTGGGTTAGTCATCTGGGCCACTTATTTTTGTTTGCTAGTTTGGATTAGTTCTACAACGGTCAATTCTTTTATTGGTTCAATTATCAATACCGCAACCTCTGGTTTTCAAGCGATTTGGGGTACGGCGGCTTCGGTCATCGGTGCTAAAGCCGCGAGTAAACAAGTGATAGACACCGCAGAGGCGACTGTGGCGGCTGTCCGTCGGGAACTGGGAGCAGCGATCGATCCGGTCTCTTTTAGAGAAAATTTAGAAGATTATTTAGACCGTTTCCGTCCTCCCGAATTAGATTGGCACAAAATTCGCTCTGATTTTGAAAACTTACTTAAAGATCCCAATTTACAAGAGCTAGTTACCACCGAAGGCGGCGTTACCCTCGATCGACAAGCATTTGTCAATTTAATTAGCGATCGCAGCGATTTGTCTAAACGAGATGTGAATCGTCTTGCGGATCAACTTGAGGCAGTTTGGAACAAAGCCACCTCTAATGTCCCTAAATTGCCTAGTAAAAATGCTTTGACACAATTGGGTGACTATCTGATGACGGCCACGCGGGATCAACTGTTAGGGAGTGATTTCGCCCAGAAACTTGAAGCCCTAGTTGATGAGATGCGCCAACAACGCAAAGCCAGCCATCCCAGTCCTCTAACTCAAAGCCTAACCTCCAGTTTAAACGCATTGATGGGGATGGTGATGGGAAGGACGGATTTATCGGATTTAGATGTCGAAAAAATCGGCTCTCAAATCCAAAAACTTCAATCTCAATTAGGGGAACAGACCAATAAACTCTCTACTCAAGTCGGGTTAAAAGAACCCCCTCATAAAAGTGCAGTACAATCTGATATAGAAAATTATCTCCTTAATGCTTATCCTTGGCAACTTCAACGCAAAAATCTTAATCGGGAATTCCGAGATCTTCTCTATGATCCTTTAGCTAATCCAGAATTAATGGCCTCTGAATTAGAACAAATTTCTCGGTCTGATTTTGTGGATTTATTAGCACAAAAAGGGCTATTAACTCAAACTGAAATTGAAGTAACCGCCAATAGATTAGAACAGATTCGTTTAGAAGTTTTGCAAGTGGCTCGTGAGCAACATGAACAGCAATGCAGACTTGCACTTTTAAAAGATGTAGAACAATTTATCCTCAATATCCCCCAAGCCACTCTCCTTAATCCTGAAAGACTTCAAGCTGAGTTTATGCCAGTTTTAGAAGCTCCGGATACCGATTATGATACTCTGAGCAGTCGTCTAGCAATGCTGGATCGTCAAACCTTAGAAAGATTACTGCTTCAACAACGGGGAGATATTACTCCAGAAATGGTGGCTTCCATTGTTCCCAATTTAGAAGCAACTAGAGACCGGGTATTGCAAGAATCCCATGATTGGCAAAACGCCATCAAAGCTAAAGGGGAACAGCAATGGTTAAAACTTCAATCTTATCTCCGGGATACTGGAAAAGATGAATTAAATCCTCAAGCTATTGAGCAAGATCTAAAATTACTCCTCCATGATCCTCAAGCCGGAGCGGCAGCATTACGATCGAGAGCATCACGTTTTGATCGAGATACTTTAGTTCAATTACTCTCTCAACGTCAAGACCTCAGTGAGCAGCAAATCAATGATATTCTCAATACCGTAGAAAGAAATTGGACAAGAATTCGCTATGCTCCTCAAAAACTGACCGGTAAAGCTTTAGAACAATACAATCAAGTTTCTACAACCCTCGCCGATTATTTGCGGAATACGGGGAAAGAAGAACTCAATCCCGAAGGAATTCAACGAGATTTACGCAGACTTCTCCAAGATCCCCAAGCCGGAGCGACTGCAATTAGGCAACGTTTGGCAATGATGGATCGAGATACTCTAGTACAATTACTCTCTCAACGAGAAGATCTCAGTGAGGAACAAATTAATCAAGTCATTGATGAAGTGATGGGAGTCATCCATAGTGTAGTCAATGCTCCCCGTTACTTGGCGCGACGTACCCAACAACAAGTTCAGAATTTTCAAAGCGCTTTGGCAGACTATTTACGCTCTACCGAACGCTCAGAACTCAATCCTGAAGGGATTCAACGAGATATCCGGATTTTACTCAATGATCCTCGTTTAGGAATGGAAACTTTACAAGAGCGTCTCTCCCAAGTCGATCGAGATACCTTAGTTGCCTTACTGTCTCAACGAGAAGACATGACGGAGGAAGAAGCAAACCGCATTATTGATAATATTCTCTCTGTACGCGATCGATTTGTTGAGCAGATCAGAAATATTCAATATAAGGTACAGGATATTATTGACGGAATTTTAGACCGAATTCGCGCCTATCTCAATGGGTTAGAGCGTCCTGAATTGAATTATGAAGGATTAACGGCTGATTTACGTCAATTGTTTGATGATCCTCAAGCCGGCTTTGAAGCGTTACGCGATCGCTTTTCTCATGTGAATCGAGATACCCTGATTGCTGTGCTGAGTTCTCGTGAAGATATCTCTCAAGCAGACGCAGAACGCATTGTTGGCAGTGTTGAACGGACACGCGATCGCATCTTACAAAGAGCGGAACGGATTCAACAACAAGCTCAACTCCGCTTAGAACAAGCGAAAGAACAGGCACAACACCAGGTAGAAGAAACCCGTAAGGCGGCGGCGGCAGCCTCTTGGTGGCTATTCTTAACCGCTTTAATTTCGGGTATTGCGGCGGCGGGTGCTGGGGCTTTAGGAGTCGTGGATTAA
- a CDS encoding MgtC/SapB family protein yields MSIHESSGLTLITPVSLVELVFRLGIALLAGIVIGLEREIKGKPAGLRTNLLVSVGSALFVLIPIQLGIAQENPDSLTRAIAGVITGVGFVGAGTILKSSKIQGLTSAVTIWVSAGIGVAIGCGLWIIGLIVAVMTLVILRVFSRFESYL; encoded by the coding sequence TTGTCTATTCATGAATCATCTGGACTGACTCTAATTACACCTGTGAGTTTAGTAGAATTAGTTTTTCGCTTAGGAATCGCCTTATTAGCCGGAATAGTGATTGGTTTGGAAAGAGAAATCAAAGGAAAACCCGCAGGATTAAGAACTAATTTACTGGTTAGTGTGGGTTCAGCTTTATTTGTTTTAATCCCTATTCAATTAGGAATTGCCCAAGAAAATCCTGATAGTTTAACCCGTGCTATCGCAGGGGTAATTACTGGGGTTGGTTTTGTTGGGGCAGGTACAATTTTAAAAAGTTCTAAAATACAAGGATTAACCTCTGCTGTTACTATTTGGGTATCTGCTGGTATAGGGGTTGCGATAGGTTGTGGATTATGGATTATTGGTTTAATCGTTGCGGTAATGACTCTCGTTATTTTAAGAGTTTTTTCTCGTTTTGAATCTTATTTATAA
- a CDS encoding YgiT-type zinc finger protein, with translation MRFCPICSGKTLRHIRHNQIYWYCPHCHQEVPDLRDITPLKTKVGIN, from the coding sequence ATGAGATTCTGTCCCATTTGTTCTGGAAAAACGCTACGTCATATCCGTCACAATCAAATTTATTGGTATTGTCCTCACTGTCACCAAGAAGTTCCTGACTTAAGAGATATTACTCCTTTAAAAACTAAGGTAGGAATTAATTGA
- a CDS encoding Dps family protein, with translation MSKLNIGLTEEQLKGVINLLNRDLADFYLLLIKTKKYHWDVVGPQFRSLHQLWEEHYETLTQNIDAAAERIRSLGGYPAGTAQEFLNLSSIQEHQGDIPSATQMVARLVQDHEQIIRNLREHIDQCSDQFHDEGTADFLTGLMEQHEEMAWMLRSFIEGEELQPSGQRENSVKTPAGVH, from the coding sequence ATGAGCAAACTAAACATAGGATTAACAGAAGAGCAACTGAAAGGAGTAATTAACCTTTTAAATCGAGATTTAGCTGATTTTTATTTACTGCTCATCAAAACCAAAAAATATCACTGGGATGTAGTTGGACCTCAGTTTCGTTCACTTCATCAACTGTGGGAAGAACACTATGAAACCTTAACTCAAAATATTGATGCTGCTGCCGAAAGAATCCGTTCTTTAGGGGGTTATCCCGCAGGAACAGCCCAAGAATTTCTCAATTTATCTAGCATTCAAGAACATCAAGGAGATATACCTTCTGCTACCCAAATGGTTGCCCGTTTAGTGCAAGATCACGAGCAAATTATCCGCAATCTTCGGGAACATATCGATCAATGTTCTGATCAATTTCATGATGAAGGAACAGCCGACTTTTTAACCGGTTTAATGGAACAACATGAAGAAATGGCTTGGATGCTTCGTTCCTTTATTGAAGGGGAAGAACTTCAACCCAGTGGACAGCGAGAAAATTCAGTAAAAACTCCCGCCGGTGTTCACTAG
- a CDS encoding ChaB family protein, whose translation MAENNQQKQTITGVFKTQEQVEQVVRRLLDRGIDRDHLSVMGKNFQSETRISGFISKRDVIFGGLRSGAIFGSLFGSILSLFTGVGVLFIPFIGTVVAAGPITSILLGAATGAIAGSAGAGLASFLTTLGMPEDKAAVYQTRLQAGEYLVMVEVPTDKSGEYSLLMESAGGEEVHVLNQPLSRPCAGRCNSPEDLSPEIRAHLSDEAQQTFIETYNKVFDDIHDEAKAEQEAWNTIHQKYGEDEKGVWSKVKVEA comes from the coding sequence ATGGCTGAAAATAACCAACAAAAACAGACCATTACCGGTGTATTTAAGACCCAAGAACAAGTTGAACAAGTAGTCCGTCGTTTGTTAGATCGAGGCATCGATCGAGACCATCTTTCCGTAATGGGAAAAAATTTCCAGTCTGAAACTCGAATTTCTGGATTTATTAGCAAAAGAGATGTGATTTTTGGGGGGCTACGTTCAGGGGCAATTTTTGGCTCTTTGTTTGGCTCTATATTGAGCTTATTTACCGGTGTCGGTGTGTTATTTATTCCCTTTATTGGGACAGTGGTGGCAGCCGGGCCCATTACTTCTATTTTATTAGGAGCAGCCACCGGAGCGATCGCGGGTAGTGCAGGAGCCGGACTGGCTTCATTTTTAACCACTTTAGGAATGCCGGAAGATAAAGCGGCGGTTTACCAAACCCGTTTACAAGCCGGTGAATATTTGGTCATGGTTGAAGTTCCCACCGATAAATCAGGGGAATATAGCCTACTGATGGAAAGTGCAGGAGGAGAAGAAGTTCACGTCTTAAATCAACCTTTATCTCGTCCTTGTGCTGGCCGTTGTAATAGTCCAGAAGATTTATCTCCTGAAATACGCGCACATTTATCCGATGAAGCGCAACAAACCTTTATTGAAACCTATAATAAAGTGTTTGATGATATTCACGATGAAGCTAAAGCAGAACAAGAAGCTTGGAATACAATTCATCAAAAATATGGTGAAGATGAAAAAGGAGTTTGGTCTAAGGTTAAAGTTGAAGCTTAG
- a CDS encoding AI-2E family transporter — translation MKLSKLIGLVALILSIYILWKIRQVVLLAFTAVVLATVINRIVVFLMPKLKVKRGFSIIITFVLLLVVLGLFSLIVFPPFIEQFRELINQVPQGIEQLDQFRQILPEPFQQTLSDTINQLVRPIRLIESRLFGNFFALFSSTFTIIVSTLLVLVLIIMLLSNPKQYRQAFILLFPASFRPRADEVLTQCEDSLAGWFIGIIFNMTVITILSGFGLWILGVPLPLANALLAGLLTFIPNVGPTLSVIPPMAIALLDAPWKALAVLGLYILIQQIESNILTPIVMQKQVSLLPAVTLIAQVAFATFFGFLGLFLALPLTIIAQVLLKELLIRDVLNHA, via the coding sequence TTGAAGCTGAGTAAGTTAATCGGCCTTGTTGCTCTGATCCTATCCATTTATATTTTATGGAAAATTAGACAAGTGGTTTTACTTGCCTTCACTGCCGTCGTTTTAGCAACAGTGATCAATCGGATTGTGGTTTTTTTAATGCCTAAACTGAAAGTCAAACGGGGGTTTTCTATCATTATAACCTTTGTTCTTTTGTTAGTCGTTCTGGGCTTATTTAGTCTGATTGTTTTTCCTCCCTTTATTGAACAGTTTCGGGAATTAATTAATCAAGTTCCTCAAGGGATTGAGCAATTAGACCAATTTAGACAAATTTTACCTGAACCTTTTCAACAAACTTTGAGTGATACTATTAATCAATTAGTTCGTCCTATTCGCTTAATTGAAAGTCGCTTATTTGGGAACTTTTTTGCTCTTTTTTCTAGTACATTTACGATTATTGTCAGCACTTTGCTTGTCCTAGTTCTTATCATTATGCTCCTTTCTAATCCGAAACAGTATAGACAAGCGTTTATCCTTTTATTTCCGGCTTCTTTTCGTCCTAGAGCAGATGAAGTATTGACCCAATGTGAGGACTCTTTAGCGGGTTGGTTTATTGGCATTATATTTAATATGACAGTGATCACGATTTTGAGTGGGTTTGGGTTATGGATTTTAGGCGTTCCTTTACCTCTAGCTAATGCTTTATTAGCAGGATTACTAACATTTATTCCTAATGTAGGCCCTACGTTAAGTGTGATTCCTCCTATGGCGATCGCTTTACTGGATGCCCCTTGGAAAGCTTTAGCTGTGCTAGGTCTTTATATTCTAATTCAACAGATTGAAAGTAATATATTAACTCCTATTGTGATGCAAAAACAAGTCTCTCTTTTACCGGCTGTTACCTTAATCGCTCAAGTTGCTTTTGCTACTTTCTTCGGGTTTTTAGGGTTATTTTTAGCATTACCTCTAACGATTATTGCTCAAGTCTTACTCAAAGAATTATTAATTAGAGATGTATTAAACCACGCTTAA
- a CDS encoding dolichyl-phosphate-mannose--protein mannosyltransferase has protein sequence MTGIFIFSLLLRFWKLGQFNTLVFDEVYYAKFANNYLTGTHFFQSHPPLSQYLIAFGIWLGSHFPASPDTINTLTGSARSTWSYRWLNAFSGSFLPLIVGAIAYQLTSRRSYGLIAALLVALDGLFLVESRYALNNIYLVSFGLLGQLFFLLALESKNHQFRLLIFSGIFFGCCVSIKWNGLGFILGTYLILALYQLKNFSQIPHLSVFLNKLTQPAKILNHCQSLKFKNILISLVLIPIVTYTLLWIPHLIMNPQYNFWEVHREIYLFHRKIGGNSPEVHRYCSPWYTWLIMWRPVAYFYEKNEVIYDVHAMGNPLLWWMSSVAIFILLILFLTKLFQSKQDDWYPSEISLYLLFNYTANLLPWIKVSRCTFLYHYMAAYLFAILALAWMINQWLRSQMLLEKITGIVMIVVIIVAFIHWLPIYLGLPLSDLDFKLRLLFRNWI, from the coding sequence ATGACAGGAATTTTTATATTTTCTCTCCTGTTGCGCTTTTGGAAGTTAGGTCAGTTTAATACTTTAGTTTTTGATGAAGTTTACTATGCTAAGTTTGCGAATAACTATTTAACAGGAACTCATTTTTTTCAATCTCATCCCCCTTTAAGTCAGTATCTCATTGCTTTTGGAATTTGGCTAGGGTCTCATTTTCCCGCCTCCCCCGATACCATTAATACTTTGACCGGTTCGGCTCGTTCTACCTGGAGTTATCGTTGGTTAAATGCTTTCAGTGGTTCTTTTCTTCCCTTAATTGTTGGAGCAATTGCTTATCAACTGACGAGTCGTCGGAGTTATGGGTTAATTGCTGCTTTATTAGTCGCCTTAGATGGGTTATTTCTGGTTGAGTCTCGCTATGCTTTAAATAATATTTATTTAGTCAGTTTTGGCTTGTTAGGTCAATTATTTTTTCTGTTAGCTCTGGAGTCCAAAAATCATCAATTTCGGTTGTTGATTTTTTCTGGGATATTTTTTGGCTGTTGTGTCTCTATTAAATGGAATGGATTAGGATTTATTTTAGGGACTTATTTGATTTTAGCTTTGTATCAATTAAAAAACTTTTCTCAAATTCCTCATCTTTCTGTGTTCCTCAATAAACTAACCCAACCCGCAAAAATCCTCAATCATTGTCAATCTCTAAAATTTAAAAATATTCTGATTAGTTTAGTCCTGATTCCTATTGTAACTTATACTCTCCTGTGGATTCCTCATTTAATCATGAATCCTCAATATAATTTTTGGGAAGTTCATCGAGAGATTTATTTATTTCATCGGAAAATTGGGGGGAATAGTCCAGAAGTGCATCGTTATTGTTCTCCTTGGTATACTTGGTTAATCATGTGGCGACCAGTAGCTTATTTTTATGAAAAAAACGAGGTTATTTATGATGTTCATGCGATGGGCAATCCTTTATTATGGTGGATGTCTTCTGTTGCCATCTTTATTTTATTAATCTTATTTTTGACTAAACTGTTTCAATCTAAACAAGATGATTGGTATCCCTCCGAAATTAGTCTTTATTTACTGTTTAACTATACTGCTAATTTACTGCCTTGGATCAAAGTGAGTCGCTGCACTTTCCTTTATCACTACATGGCAGCTTACCTATTTGCGATTTTAGCCTTAGCATGGATGATTAATCAATGGTTGAGAAGCCAAATGTTATTAGAAAAAATAACCGGAATAGTGATGATAGTTGTGATTATTGTTGCTTTTATCCATTGGTTGCCCATTTATTTAGGACTACCCTTATCAGATTTAGACTTTAAACTGAGATTATTATTCCGAAATTGGATATAA
- the thrB gene encoding homoserine kinase, which translates to MSTVTLTVPATTANLGPGFDCIGAALTLYNQFKFTLSSETEDKITVKGTEAERVNTDKSNLLYQSFAKFYQHINQPVPPVDIEIELGVPLARGLGSSATAIVGGLMGANYLAGSPLTSSQIMELAINLEGHPDNVVPALLGNCQLSVGNMGNWQIAKILWHQAIIPIVAIPDFELSTQEARAVLPISISRSDAIFNIARLGLLLRALETGRGDWLTMAMDDKLHQPYRQELIKGYEAVKTAALSAGAYGMVISGAGPTLLALTSVNQAESVTKAMTEAWEKEGVKAQVQPLSLDTEGAKIVNQY; encoded by the coding sequence ATGTCTACCGTTACCCTAACAGTCCCTGCAACTACCGCTAATCTCGGCCCTGGCTTCGATTGTATTGGAGCAGCCTTAACCCTTTATAATCAATTTAAGTTTACTCTCTCTTCAGAAACAGAAGATAAAATTACAGTAAAAGGAACTGAAGCAGAACGGGTAAATACAGACAAAAGTAATTTGTTATATCAATCTTTTGCTAAATTTTATCAACATATCAATCAACCCGTTCCTCCTGTAGACATTGAAATAGAATTAGGTGTTCCTCTCGCCAGAGGATTAGGAAGTTCGGCAACCGCAATAGTCGGGGGATTAATGGGAGCAAATTATTTAGCCGGCAGCCCTTTAACTTCATCTCAAATTATGGAATTAGCCATCAATTTAGAAGGACATCCTGATAATGTAGTTCCCGCTTTATTGGGAAATTGTCAATTATCTGTAGGAAACATGGGCAACTGGCAAATTGCTAAAATTCTCTGGCATCAAGCCATTATTCCTATTGTGGCTATTCCCGATTTTGAATTATCTACCCAAGAAGCCAGAGCCGTTTTACCTATTTCTATAAGTCGCTCTGATGCTATCTTTAATATCGCTCGTTTAGGGCTATTATTACGAGCTTTAGAAACCGGGCGAGGAGACTGGTTAACAATGGCAATGGATGATAAACTTCATCAACCCTATCGTCAAGAATTAATTAAAGGTTACGAAGCCGTTAAAACAGCCGCCTTATCTGCCGGAGCTTATGGAATGGTTATCAGTGGTGCAGGCCCTACTTTACTCGCGCTAACTTCTGTTAACCAAGCTGAATCTGTTACTAAAGCCATGACGGAAGCTTGGGAAAAAGAGGGAGTAAAAGCACAAGTCCAACCTCTATCTTTAGATACGGAAGGCGCAAAAATTGTGAATCAATATTAA
- a CDS encoding gluconolaconase has protein sequence MLKYFLAIAAFILIIAFSLPHSVAQHIHFLPPIELPTQFQYPNGITRSSDGTLYVGSIISGQIVRINPDGKAETFFEGNEDIFAGTSLRLDEKRGILWGASPDFVGGKRPHRIFALDTSSGRVLRVILMPDGGFGNDMAIDENGGVYLTDSRHPRIYYLPPGASQLQIYAEDERWRSPDIGLAGIARSQEDVIVVGVFSEGKLFKVTPQPGGQVLVEPIPLSRELENPDGIQFAADGSILLTEAALKSGEGRLIKINLSTPNQDPFEVKTIAKDLNTPVNLTLDGQQIWLSESRFRHRLISGQENNIPDSFLIHRIILEKTE, from the coding sequence ATGCTTAAATATTTTCTCGCTATAGCTGCATTTATCCTGATTATTGCTTTCAGTTTACCCCACTCTGTTGCTCAACATATCCATTTTTTACCTCCTATTGAACTCCCGACTCAATTTCAGTATCCTAACGGAATTACCCGATCGAGTGATGGTACATTATATGTCGGTTCTATTATCAGTGGGCAAATTGTCCGTATTAACCCTGACGGAAAAGCCGAGACTTTTTTTGAGGGAAATGAAGACATATTTGCAGGGACAAGTTTAAGACTTGATGAAAAACGAGGCATACTCTGGGGAGCTTCTCCCGATTTTGTAGGTGGAAAGCGACCTCATCGAATTTTTGCCCTAGATACCTCTTCCGGTCGGGTTTTACGGGTGATTCTCATGCCGGATGGGGGGTTTGGCAACGATATGGCCATCGATGAAAATGGGGGGGTTTATTTGACCGATAGTCGTCATCCTCGCATCTATTATCTTCCCCCTGGAGCAAGTCAATTACAGATATATGCAGAAGATGAACGCTGGCGCTCGCCGGATATTGGGTTGGCGGGAATTGCCCGGTCTCAAGAGGATGTAATCGTTGTCGGGGTATTCTCGGAGGGAAAATTATTTAAAGTTACGCCTCAACCCGGAGGACAAGTTTTAGTAGAACCTATTCCCCTAAGTCGTGAATTAGAAAATCCTGATGGAATACAATTTGCTGCGGATGGGTCAATTTTGCTCACAGAAGCCGCCCTTAAAAGCGGAGAAGGTCGTCTGATAAAAATTAATCTTTCTACACCTAATCAAGACCCTTTTGAAGTCAAAACCATTGCTAAAGATCTCAATACTCCCGTCAATTTAACCCTTGATGGCCAGCAAATCTGGCTGAGTGAATCCCGTTTTCGACATCGTTTGATATCCGGTCAAGAAAATAATATTCCTGATAGTTTCTTGATTCATCGTATTATTCTTGAAAAAACAGAATGA